CCATTTATATTATAGAACTTAAAAAACCAGGTGTGACTATAGACCAAAAAATTCTACAAGAAATTATGAATAAATACGTAAAAACACTAAAAGAAATTAGCAAAAGATATGATAACCAGACAAGAAAAAGGATTTATGCTATAGCCGTTTCTGACACCAAAGCACCAAGTGCCTACACAGTAGGCAACATTGATAACGATGGATTTATGATAATTCCAAAAAGTTGGGATGAGATTATTTATGATGCCAAAAAACGATGCAATGAAAAAATTTCTGATATAAATAATAAAATAAAAACTAGCAAATGGAAGGATCTTGAAAGCTTTATTTTAGAGCATAATCAATAACCTTACCCCTCAAACTCCACATCCACCATATAACTTTTAGTGTTTAGATTGTGTGATACTGACTTTATACTAAACTCCACGCCATTAAGTCCATTGACGCCTAAAACTTTCAGCTTTCCGCCGGCTCTTAATTCTCTACCCGTAGCCGTAAGCGAGCCGTTTATTCCGCCGCGTTGCAGCTCATTTAGCTTTACTTCGCCTTTTTTAAAGGCTTCGTTATCGCTCTTTGGCTCGGGGATATTTAGCTTATAGGTTTGCTCTCCACTGCCTACTTTAGCCTGTTTATCTTTGCCCTCTTTGCTATCGTGCCACTGCACTATTACGGCCGTATAGCTGTTGCGATTCGCCTCTGTTATACTTAGGCTTTCACACTCGCTTAGCTCGATACTAAATTTTGGTAAATTCTCATTTTTGGCTGTATTTGACGTCTGCGTATCATCGCCCTTAGCATCTTTGCTAGTTATTATCACGGTGTTATTTGCTACTTTCATTATATAGCCATACTCAAAGCAAATTCCATATAAAAAATCAAGATCGCTAATATCGTTTTGCAGAACGGAGGCGATAGGCTGATCCGTTCCGCTTGTTTTTACGTTTAGCTTATTTTCAGCGGCTATTTTTGATGCTATGGCAAACAAGCTAGTATTTTCCCAGCTTCTACGTTTGGCGAGCTTTTGAGGACTTGCGAAATTTACGGCAGTAGCCCTAACTTCGGTTGTATTTGCCTTGTAATCACGCGTGGCTGTTTGCACGCTAAATTTGCCGCAATGGTAAAGATTATCTTCATACCCAAGCCAAAGCTCTAAATTATCGCCGAACATCGGTTTAGCGTATATGCCGTTTACTACAAACGCTATCTCATCACTTTCGCT
This is a stretch of genomic DNA from Campylobacter sp. RM6914. It encodes these proteins:
- a CDS encoding phage late control D family protein, yielding MVRVPNFKLLAKGNDITAKIKSNLISLSYEDKEGSESDEIAFVVNGIYAKPMFGDNLELWLGYEDNLYHCGKFSVQTATRDYKANTTEVRATAVNFASPQKLAKRRSWENTSLFAIASKIAAENKLNVKTSGTDQPIASVLQNDISDLDFLYGICFEYGYIMKVANNTVIITSKDAKGDDTQTSNTAKNENLPKFSIELSECESLSITEANRNSYTAVIVQWHDSKEGKDKQAKVGSGEQTYKLNIPEPKSDNEAFKKGEVKLNELQRGGINGSLTATGRELRAGGKLKVLGVNGLNGVEFSIKSVSHNLNTKSYMVDVEFEG